From the Quercus lobata isolate SW786 chromosome 6, ValleyOak3.0 Primary Assembly, whole genome shotgun sequence genome, one window contains:
- the LOC115994166 gene encoding epoxide hydrolase 3-like has translation MVNLVAAQRPMLHGLMKMAGVQPYTVEIEPGTVMSFWVPVETLKKPKKKGEKPEPPAKPNKPVVVLVHGFASEGIVTWQFQVGALSKNYSVYIPDLLFFGGSITDKTDRSPSFQAECLVTGLRKLGVERCTVVGFSYGGMVAFKMAEQHADLVESMVVSGSIIAMTDSISQTTLQGLGFSSSSELLLPTSVKGLKALLSVAAHKKLWFPDRLHKDFLEVMFTNRKERGELLEGLVISNKDTKVPSFPQKIHLLWGENDQIFNLELAQNMKGQLGENASFQGIPKAGHLVHLERPCVYNRCLKQFLASLLANKAQK, from the exons ATGGTGAACCTTGTGGCTGCACAGAGACCCATGTTGCATGGGCTAATGAAGATGGCTGGTGTGCAACCCTACACTGTGGAGATCGAGCCAGGCACAGTCATGAGCTTCTGGGTCCCAGTGGAGACactcaagaaacccaaaaaaaagggtgaaaagCCTGAACCCCCAGCTAAACCAAACAAACCTGTGGTGGTTCTAGTCCACGGGTTCGCTTCTGAGGGCATCGTGACATGGCAGTTCCAAGTTGGTGCGTTGTCCAAAAACTACTCGGTTTACATACCGGACCTCCTCTTCTTCGGTGGCTCTATCACTGACAAAACCGACAGGTCGCCGAGTTTCCAAGCGGAGTGTTTGGTTACGGGGTTAAGGAAGCTTGGGGTGGAGAGGTGCACTGTGGTTGGGTTTAGCTATGGTGGGATGGTAGCGTTCAAAATGGCTGAGCAGCACGCAGACTTGGTTGAGTCCATGGTGGTGTCTGGGTCCATCATAGCCATGACTGACTCAATCAGTCAAACCACGCTGCAAGGCCTTGGGTTCTCTTCTTCTTCGGAGCTGTTGTTGCCTACTTCTGTTAAGGGTTTGAAAGCTCTTCTCTCTGTTGCTGCTCACAAAAAGCTGTGGTTCCCAGATCGCCTTCACAAAGACTTCCTTGAG GTGATGTTCACCAACAGGAAGGAGAGAGGTGAACTCCTAGAAGGCTTAGTCATTAGCAACAAGGATACCAAGGTTCCCAGTTTTCCACAG AAGATACATCTCTTATGGGGTGAGAATGATCAGATTTTCAACCTGGAGCTTGCCCAAAACATGAAAGG GCAACTTGGAGAAAATGCATCATTTCAAGGCATACCTAAGGCTGGTCACTTGGTTCACCTCGAACGACCTTGCGTTTACAATAGGTGTTTGAAGCAATTCCTTGCCTCCTTGCTCGCAAATAAAGCCCAAAAATGA
- the LOC115995129 gene encoding epoxide hydrolase 3-like — MVNFVAALRPMVSWLMKIAGLQPYTVEIEPGTVMNFWAPLETLKKKPSKKGDKPAVVLVQGFFSDGIMTWLFQAFALTKQYSVYIPDLLFFGGSITDKTDRSPSFQAECLVAGLRKLGVERCTVVGFSYGGTVAFKMAELHADLVEAVVVSGSVIELTDSTNEPMLQNLGYSSVSEMLLPTSAKALKRIISLASHKKLWLPDRFYKDFLEVMYNNRKERGELLEAFVISNKDFTVPNFPQMIHLLWGENDRLLKLEIAQNLKGQLGENASFQGIKKAGHLVHLEHPCVYSRCLKQFLASLHEDKARK; from the exons ATGGTGAACTTTGTGGCTGCACTGAGGCCCATGGTGAGTTGGCTAATGAAGATTGCGGGTCTGCAACCCTACACAGTGGAGATCGAACCAGGCACGGTCATGAACTTCTGGGCTCCCCTAGAGACCCTGAAGAAGAAACCCAGTAAAAAGGGTGACAAGCCCGCGGTGGTCCTGGTCCAAGGCTTCTTCTCTGACGGCATAATGACTTGGCTGTTCCAGGCCTTTGCTCTAACCAAACAATACTCAGTTTATATACCGGACCTCCTCTTCTTCGGTGGCTCTATCACCGACAAAACCGACAGGTCACCGAGTTTCCAAGCGGAGTGTTTGGTTGCGGGGTTAAGGAAGCTCGGGGTGGAGAGGTGCACTGTGGTTGGGTTTAGCTATGGTGGGACGGTAGCGTTCAAAATGGCTGAGCTGCATGCAGACTTGGTTGAGGCCGTGGTGGTGTCCGGTTCGGTCATAGAGCTGACTGACTCCACCAATGAACCAATGCTGCAAAACCTTGGGTATTCTTCTGTTTCGGAGATGTTGTTGCCTACTTCTGCTAAGGCTTTGAAAAGGATTATCTCTCTTGCTTCACACAAAAAGCTGTGGTTGCCGGATCGCTTTTACAAAGACTTCCTTGAG GTGATGTATAACAACAGGAAGGAAAGAGGTGAACTCCTAGAAGCTTTTGTCATCAGCAACAAGGATTTCACGGTTCCCAATTTCCCACAG atgatacaTCTCTTATGGGGTGAGAATGATCGGCTTTTGAAGCTAGAAATTGCCCAAAACTTGAAAGG GCAACTAGGAGAAAATGCCTCATTCCAAGGGATAAAAAAGGCCGGTCACTTAGTTCATCTTGAACATCCTTGTGTTTACAGCAGGTGTCTGAAGCAGTTCCTTGCCTCCTTGCACGAAGATAAAGCTCGGAAATGA